The Terriglobia bacterium genome has a segment encoding these proteins:
- a CDS encoding class I SAM-dependent methyltransferase encodes MLICPRCGSALQQAGNSVVSCRCGGTYPRLPSGGLDFLQGAEFADFDLDEEDGVQRALLEQEADGVTARMDGFLTPLIRRFALSSGKPSNRLAILDCGCGNGLSVDILTAQGMDAWGIDAGSARHQQWRRRLAPGRLLSANALRIPFADATFDVVLSSGLVEHIGIHEEEGNGYRAQRLPDCDEQREQFVRELVRVLKIDGFILMDHPNGAFPADFWHGGEAGSIRWHRPHGDMLPRFPEIVRYFRLADPSLNLVSLSPSRRLSFNKVGVHWYGRLFAPAMKTWLQVMDIPAVSFLARSCLNPYLVTVAARQRDLRRWLYP; translated from the coding sequence ATGCTCATATGTCCGAGGTGCGGCTCCGCATTGCAGCAGGCCGGCAATAGCGTCGTCTCCTGCCGGTGCGGGGGAACCTACCCGCGGCTCCCTTCCGGAGGACTCGATTTCCTTCAAGGCGCTGAATTCGCCGACTTCGATCTCGACGAAGAAGACGGCGTGCAGCGCGCCCTGCTCGAGCAGGAAGCCGATGGCGTCACTGCGCGGATGGACGGATTCCTCACTCCGCTTATCAGGCGTTTTGCCTTGTCCTCGGGGAAGCCCTCAAACCGTCTTGCGATCCTCGATTGTGGTTGTGGCAACGGGCTGTCGGTCGATATCCTTACAGCGCAGGGTATGGACGCCTGGGGCATCGACGCCGGCAGTGCCCGCCATCAACAATGGCGCCGGCGTCTTGCCCCTGGACGCCTCCTGTCAGCAAACGCGCTCCGGATCCCGTTTGCGGACGCAACCTTCGACGTGGTTCTCTCGTCCGGGCTGGTGGAGCATATCGGAATCCATGAAGAGGAAGGGAACGGCTACCGGGCCCAACGGCTTCCCGATTGCGATGAGCAGCGAGAGCAGTTTGTGCGCGAGTTAGTTCGAGTACTCAAGATCGACGGCTTCATTTTGATGGATCATCCCAACGGCGCTTTCCCCGCCGATTTCTGGCACGGCGGCGAGGCCGGCAGCATCCGCTGGCACAGGCCGCATGGGGACATGCTCCCACGCTTCCCGGAAATCGTGAGGTACTTTCGGCTGGCCGATCCTTCCTTGAATTTGGTGTCGCTGTCGCCGAGCCGCAGGCTGAGCTTCAACAAGGTCGGCGTCCACTGGTACGGGCGCCTCTTCGCTCCGGCGATGAAAACCTGGCTTCAAGTCATGGACATTCCAGCGGTTTCGTTTCTGGCGCGCAGCTGCCTGAACCCCTATCTGGTCACTGTCGCGGCAAGACAGCGCGACCTCCGCCGATGGCTTTATCCTTGA